In a single window of the Streptococcus ilei genome:
- a CDS encoding dUTP diphosphatase yields the protein MTKIRGFELVSTYTNQDLLPKRETAHAAGYDLKVAERTVIAPGEIVLVPTGVKAYMQPTEVLYLYDRSSNPRKKGLVLINSVGVIDGDYYGNPGNEGHIFAQMKNITDQEVVLEVGERVVQAVFAPFLIADGDEADGVRTGGFGSTGH from the coding sequence ATGACAAAAATTCGTGGATTTGAACTTGTATCAACCTATACCAATCAAGACTTGCTTCCAAAACGGGAGACAGCCCATGCGGCTGGATACGACTTAAAGGTAGCAGAACGCACGGTGATTGCGCCAGGAGAGATCGTCCTTGTGCCAACAGGAGTCAAGGCTTATATGCAACCGACAGAGGTTCTCTACCTCTATGACCGTTCCTCTAATCCTCGCAAAAAAGGTCTAGTCTTGATTAACTCTGTTGGTGTCATTGATGGTGATTACTATGGAAACCCTGGAAATGAAGGCCATATCTTTGCTCAGATGAAAAACATTACCGACCAGGAAGTGGTTCTTGAAGTCGGCGAACGTGTGGTTCAGGCTGTCTTTGCACCATTTTTAATCGCAGATGGAGATGAGGCAGACGGAGTTCGTACTGGTGGATTTGGGTCGACAGGGCACTAA
- a CDS encoding gamma-glutamyl-gamma-aminobutyrate hydrolase family protein, which produces MCRTIVGVSANLCAVDPDGKNIHSSVSCKFAETIKQVGGLPMVIPVGDPSFAKDYIETVDKLILSGGQNVHPSFYGEEITVESDDYNLERDQFELALLKEAVRQNKPVLAICRGVQLVNVAFGGTLHQEVEGHWQGLPFGTSHSIETKKGSVVERLFGKASQINSVHRQSIKDLAPNFRVTAIDPRDQTIEAIEAVDGHRIIGLQWHPEFLVKEEKGNLELFRYLLQEL; this is translated from the coding sequence ATGTGTAGAACGATTGTTGGAGTCTCTGCCAATCTATGTGCAGTGGATCCAGATGGGAAAAATATCCATTCGTCTGTATCTTGTAAATTTGCGGAAACCATTAAGCAAGTAGGTGGCCTTCCTATGGTCATCCCAGTGGGAGACCCATCTTTTGCCAAGGATTATATCGAAACAGTGGACAAGCTCATCCTCAGTGGAGGGCAAAATGTCCATCCTAGCTTTTATGGCGAAGAGATCACCGTCGAAAGTGATGACTACAATCTCGAGCGCGATCAGTTTGAATTGGCCTTGCTAAAAGAAGCGGTCCGTCAAAACAAGCCCGTCCTAGCTATCTGTCGTGGCGTTCAGTTGGTCAATGTTGCCTTTGGTGGGACTCTCCATCAAGAAGTAGAAGGGCACTGGCAGGGCCTCCCTTTTGGGACTTCTCATTCAATTGAGACCAAAAAAGGCAGTGTGGTGGAGCGACTCTTTGGGAAAGCCAGCCAGATCAATTCTGTTCATCGCCAAAGCATCAAGGACTTGGCACCTAACTTTCGAGTGACAGCCATTGACCCACGAGATCAGACCATTGAAGCCATCGAAGCAGTGGACGGTCATCGCATCATCGGCTTGCAATGGCATCCAGAGTTCCTAGTCAAAGAAGAAAAAGGCAATCTCGAACTCTTCCGCTATCTGTTACAAGAATTGTAA